One Setaria viridis chromosome 3, Setaria_viridis_v4.0, whole genome shotgun sequence DNA window includes the following coding sequences:
- the LOC117849794 gene encoding protein DCL homolog, chloroplastic, with translation MATALPLPRAAAPLILLRTSRFAPWAAPAPRRRLLPGPPTAGEPPPPALPPASKLAGPPVVVVAPEPPLPFRAAEAEILRDIEPVVQLIKDILHSDRYGDGECLCPNDENVVVQKLLAFHPRAQDKIGCGLDAIMVDRHPEFRKSRCLFVVRTDGVWIDFSYQKCLRAYIREKYPSHGERFIREHFKRT, from the exons ATGGCCAccgctctccccctcccccgcgccgcggcccCGCTCATCCTCCTCCGGACCTCCCGCTTCGCGCCGtgggccgcgccggcgccccgcCGTCGGCTCCTCCCCGGGCCTCCCACGGCCGGCGAGCCCCCACCCCCGGCGCTCCCGCCGGCGTCCAAGCTCGCCGGCCCCCCGGTGGTTGTGGTGGCTCCGGAGCCCCCGCTGCCGTTCAGGGCCGCCGAGGCGGAGATTCTCCGCGACATCGAACCCGTCGTGCAGCTCATCAAGGATATCCTCCACTCCGACAG ATACGGAGACGGCGAATGCCTCTGCCCGAACGACGAAAATGTCGTCGTGCAGAAGCTCCTCGCGTTCCATCCACGCGCGCAGGATAAGATTGGCTGTGGGCTTGACGCTATAATG GTTGATAGGCACCCTGAGTTCAGGAAGTCAAGATGCCTTTTCGTTGTTCGCACCGATGGTGTTTGGATTGATTTCTCATACCAGAAGTGCCTCCGTGCATACATCCGAGAAAAGTATCCGTCTCATGGTGAGAGATTTATACGAGAACATTTCAAGCGAACATGA
- the LOC117847870 gene encoding LOW QUALITY PROTEIN: peroxidase 40 (The sequence of the model RefSeq protein was modified relative to this genomic sequence to represent the inferred CDS: deleted 1 base in 1 codon), which produces MAYSTTTVALQVVALLLTLTIAASTATTGSAAPVNTSCVTGSAGATVSIGYGGARASAGAGVSLGAGVYRATCPRAEEIVRAAVERAVAADPRMAASIIRVHFHDCFVNGCDGSVLLDDKPPFFIGEKTPVPNANSLRGFEVIDAIKAELERECPETVSCADLLAIAARDSVVVMITDRRCIQSGGPSWEVEAGRKDGRTASLQGANVNLPAPTSGVATLVQKFRNVGLSAKDMVALSGAHTIGKSRCAAVRPGASVAVRRSRARGRGRRRSRRPCGRLRLDASVFFQDFAESMLRVGRLAPGGGGGEVRTNCRVVNSSS; this is translated from the exons ATGGCGtactccaccaccaccgtggCCCTGCAGGTCGTCGCCCTGCTGCTCACGCTCACCATcgctgcctccaccgccaccaccgggtCCGCCGCCCCCGTCAACACGTCGTGCGTCaccggcagcgccggcgccaccgtgAGCATTGGTTATGGCGGGGCGagggccagcgccggcgccggcgtttCTCTCGGTGCCGGCGTGTACCGCGCCACCTGCCCCCGCGCCGAGGAGatcgtccgcgccgccgtcgagagggccgtcgccgccgacccgcGCATGGCGGCGTCCATCATCCGCGTCCatttccacgactgcttcgtcaac GGCTGCGACGGCTCCGTGCTCCTGGACGACAAGCCGCCCTTCTTCATCGGCGAGAAGACGCCCGTGCCCAACGCCAACTCGCTCAGGGGCTTCGAGGTCATCGACGCCATCAAGGCTGAGCTGGAGCGAGAGTGCCCGGAGACAGTCTCCTGCGCCGACCTCCTCGCCATCGCTGCCCGTGACTCCGTCGTGGTG ATGATCACTGATCGCCGGTGCATTCAATCGGGCGGGCCGAgctgggaggttgaggccgGCCGGAAGGACGGCCGCACGGCAAGCCTTCAGGGCGCCAACGTCAACCTCCCGGCGCCGACGTCCGGCGTCGCTACCCTCGTGCAGAAGTTCAGGAACGTCGGCCTCTCCGCCAAGGACATGGTCGCCCTCTCAGGCGCGCACACCATCGGCAAGTCACGGTGTGCAGCCGTCCGACCAGGCGCTAGCGTCGCCGTCAGGCGCAGCCGTGCCCGGGGCAGAGGACGACGACGGAGTCGCCGGCCTTGTGGCCGCCTACG GTTGGACGCCTCCGTCTTCTTCCAGGACTTTGCGGAGTCCATGCTGCGTGTGGGGAGGCTCgcgccaggcggcggcggcggcgaggtccgcaCGAACTGCCGGGTGGTGAACAGCTCGAGCTAG
- the LOC117849793 gene encoding uncharacterized protein → MVEVGSAVRAQPTWAPAAARGRRSRGQASAALAIASAPAARWVRCRAMERPPTVRTVTIPFADLKERDKDLGDKIEEGLGPQGLGIISIAGVPGFPELRKSLLRLAPRIANLPEDVKKQLEDSDSRYNFGWSHGKEKLESGKLDTFKGSFYANPILDVPTMDDAVVSRYPSYCRPNIWPTDSLPELEIAFKALGKLMMEVGLMLAHHCDRYVMQQGVGSYDGDSLEQTIARSRCHKGRLLYYFPRQLSKQTEEVESVSSWCGWHTDHGSLTGLTCGLFTKDSVEVPCPDSAAGLYIQTRDNQVVKVVFDEDQLAYQIGETAEILSRGYLCATPHCVQAPSSENASNVDRSTFALFMQPDWNEKLEFPSEIPYHQELIPPNETLTFGEYSKRLVNKYYQAAM, encoded by the exons ATGGTGGAGGTGGGCAGCGCCGTGCGGGCACAACCCACCTGGGCTCCAGCCGCCGCGCGAGGCAGGAGATCCCGGGGCcaggcctccgccgccctcgccatcgcctccgcccccgcggccCGCTGGGTCCGGTGCCGCGCGATGGAGCGGCCGCCGACCGTCCGCACGGTCACCATCCCCTTCGCCGACCTCAAG GAGAGGGACAAGGACCTGGGCGACAAGATCGAGGAAGGCCTCGGGCCCCAGGGGCTCGGCATCATCTCCATTGCCGGT GTGCCTGGTTTCCCCGAGCTGAGGAAAAGCCTGCTGCGCTTGGCACCAAG GATTGCAAACCTTCCTGAAGATGTGAAGAAACAACTTGAAGACTCAGACAGCAG GTATAATTTTGGGTGGAGTCATGGGAAGGAGAAACTTGAGTCCGGGAAACTTG ACACATTCAAAGGTTCCTTTTATGCGAACCCCATTTTGGATGTCCCTACTATGGATGATGCGGTTGTAAGTAG GTATCCATCATATTGCCGACCAAATATATGGCCAACTGACAGTCTTCCTGAACTTGAAATAG CATTTAAAGCTCTTGGAAAGCTGATGATGGAAGTTGGTTTGATGTTGGCTCATCACTGCGATCGCTATG TAATGCAGCAAGGAGTGGGATCATATGATGGTGACAGTCTTGAGCAGACAATTGCCCGTTCAAGGTGTCACAAGGGCCGTCTGTTGTACTATTTTCCGAGACAATTAAG CAAACAGACAGAAGAAGTTGAGTCTGTTTCATCATGGTGTGGATGGCACACCGATCATGGATCTCTAACAG GGCTCACATGTGGATTGTTTACAAAAGATTCTGTGGAGGTACCGTGTCCTGATAGTGCAGCTGGGCTATACATCCAGACTCGTGATAATCAAGTCGTTAAG GTTGTGTTTGACGAGGATCAGCTGGCTTACCAAATTGGGGAAACTGCTGAAATACTATCAAGAGGTTATCTATGTGCAACCCCACACTGTGTGCAG GCACCCAGCAGTGAAAATGCTTCCAATGTTGACCGCTCTACTTTTGCACTGTTCATGCAACCAGATTG GAATGAGAAGCTGGAGTTTCCAAGCGAAATCCCCTATCACCAAGAG TTGATCCCACCAAATGAAACACTTACATTCGGGGAGTACTCAAAAAGGCTAGTGAACAAGTATTACCAGGCAGCAATGTGA
- the LOC117850335 gene encoding pre-mRNA-splicing factor ATP-dependent RNA helicase DEAH1, which yields MASDGQLREWISDKLMSLLGYSKSVIVQYVIRLAKECSSTSDLVGKLVEFGFTSSAETRTFAADIYAKVPRRASGISNYQKQEREAAKLVQKQSTYKLLADEDDNDADNQTSTSRKSSTTQSSKSRKQFRRKADQDGGDDDDEDEKVAKDSGRKVRRRTEEEDEEDGNNSSDEEKERIRDQEARAQLEKNMKERDAANTRKLMERQLSKEEQEELNRKSQAMDKNDTSDLRKFSRQAYLQKRRDKKIEEIRDEILDHEYIFSDVKLTEAEEKEFRYKKRLYDLVKEHVESADDVGEYKMPEAYDMGENVNQEKRFSVAIQRYKDPEAKDKMNPFAEQEAWEEHQIGKSKLQFGSKDRKRSSDDYQYVFEDSIDFVKSSVIEGTQPEYNSDQEDIDAKDILKRELQDERKTLPIYKFRDELLKAVEEYQVIVIVGETGSGKTTQIPQYLHEAGYTAKGKVACTQPRRVAAMSVSARVSQEMGVKLGHEVGYSIRFEDCTSEKTIIKYMTDGMLLREFLGEPDLASYSVVMVDEAHERTLSTDILFGLVKDISRFRPDLKLLISSATLDAEKFSDYFDSAPIFKIPGRRYPVEIHYTKAPEADYIDAAIVTVLQIHVTQPPGDILVFLTGQEEIETVDEILKHRTRGLGTKISELIICPIYANLPTELQAKIFEPTPEGARKVVLATNIAETSLTIDGIKYVIDPGFCKIKSYNPRTGMESLLINPISKASANQRAGRSGRTGPGKCFRLYTSYNYMHDLEDNTVPEIQRTNLANVVLTLKSLGIHDLVNFDFMDPPPSEALLKALEQLFALSALNSRGELTKTGRRMAEFPLDPMLSKMIVASEKYKCSDEVISIASMLSIGNSIFYRPKDKQVHADNARLNFHTGNVGDHIALLNVYSSWKETDYSTQWCYENYIQVRSMKRARDIRDQLEGLMERVEIEICSNASDLDAIKKAITSGFFHHSARLQRDGTYKTVKNPQTVHIHPSSGLAEIRPRWVVYHELVLTTKEFMRQVTELKPEWLVEIAPHYYQLKDVDDSGTKKLPKGQGRAAL from the exons ATGGCGAGCGATGGGCAGCTTAGGGAGTGGATCTCTGACAAGCTCATGTCCCTCCTGGGCTACTCCAAGAGCGTCATCGTCCAGTACGTCATCAGGCTCG CAAAAGAGTGCTCTTCCACCAGCGACCTTGTGGGCAAGTTAGTCGAGTTCGGGTTCACCTCGTCCGCGGAGACCCGCACCTTTGCGGCAGACATCTATGCCAAGGTTCCTCGCAGGGCCAGCGGCATCAGT AATTACCAGAAGCAGGAGAGGGAAGCAGCAAAGCTTGTCCAGAAACAGAGCACTTACAAGCTGTTGGCCGACGAGGATGACAACGATGCTGACAACCAAACATCAACGAGTAGAAAGAGCTCAACAACTCAATCATCTAAGAGTCGGAAGCAATTCAGGAGGAAAGCAGATCAAGATggcggggatgatgatgatgaggat GAAAAAGTAGCAAAGGATTCTGGAAGGAAGGTGCGGAGGCGAACAGAagaggaggacgaagaagatggcaacaACAGTTCTGAT gaggagaaagaaaggatAAGAGATCAGGAGGCAAGGGCCCAGCTAGAAAAGAACATGAAAGAAAGAGATGCAGCAAACACACGAAAG TTGATGGAGCGGCAATTATCTAAGGAAGAACAAG AGGAGCTTAATAGAAAATCTCAAGCAATGGACAAGAATGACACATCAGATCTGAG AAAATTCTCAAGGCAAGCGTACTTGCAAAAGCGAAGGGacaaaaaaattgaagaaattCG CGATGAAATTCTGGACCATGAGTACATTTTTTCGGATGTGAAACTAACTGAGGCAGAAGAAAAGGAGTTCAG ATACAAGAAAAGGCTATATGATCTTGTCAAGGAGCATGTTGAGAGTGCTGATGATGTTGGTGAG TACAAAATGCCTGAAGCTTATGACATGGGTGAAAATGTTAATCAAGAAAAGAGATTCTCTGTGGCCATACAGCGGTACAA AGATCCTGAGGCCAAGGATAAAATGAATCCTTTTGCTGAGCAAGAAGCGTGGGAGGAACACCAAATAG GAAAGTCCAAACTGCAATTTGGATCCAAAGATAGGAAGCGGTCTTCTGATGACTATCA GTATGTATTTGAAGATAGCATTGATTTTGTTAAATCATCGGTCATAGAAGGAACCCAG CCTGAATACAATTCAGATCAAGAGGACATTGATGCAAAAGATATTTTGAAAAGGGAGCTCCAG GATGAGCGAAAGACTCTTCCAATCTACAAATTTAGAGATGAGCTGCTCAAGGCTGTAGAAGAGTATCAG GTTATCGTGATAGTGGGTGAAACTGggtctggtaaaacaacacaaaTACCTCAATACCTTCATGAGGCTGGGTATACTGCGAAAGGAAAG GTTGCATGTACTCAACCTCGTCGAGTGGCTGCCATGAGTGTTTCAGCAAGGGTGTCTCAAGAAATGGGTGTTAAACTGGGACATGAG GTTGGTTACTCTATAAGGTTTGAGGATTGCACTTCAGAGAAAACAATTATTAAGTACATGACTGATGGAATGCTTCTAAGGGAGTTTCTTGGTGAACCAGATTTGGCTAGTTATAG TGTTGTCATGGTTGATGAGGCTCATGAGCGTACACTCTCCACTGATATCTTATTTGGTTTGGTGAAG GATATTTCTCGTTTTCGGCCGGACCTGAAGCTGCTCATTTCAAGTGCCACCCTTGATGCAGAAAAATTTAGTGACTACTTCGATTCAGCTCCTATTTTCAAGATACCTGGGAGGCGATACCCAGTTGAAATTCATTACACAAAAGCTCCTGAAGCTGATTACATTGATGCAGCAATTGTCACTGTTTTACAGATACACGTGACACAGCCCCCGGGAGATATCCTGGTATTCCTTACAGGGCAGGAGGAAATTGAAACAGTAGATGAAATCCTTAAACACAGAACAAGGGGCTTAGGCACCAAAATTTCAGAATTGATTATATGTCCTATTTATGCAAATCTCCCTACTGAGCTTCAAGCTAAGATATTTGAGCCAACCCCTGAGGGTGCTCGAAAGGTGGTTCTGGCCACTAATATAGCAGAGACTTCATTAACCATTGATGGTATAAAGTATGTTATTGATCCAGGCTTTTGTAAGATCAAATCATACAATCCCCGCACAGGAATGGAATCTCTACTTATTAATCCTATCTCTAAAGCGTCAGCAAATCAGAGGGCAGGAAGATCTGGACGGACTGGACCTGGAAAATGCTTCCGCCTATACACAAGTTATAATTACATGCATGACCTTGAAGATAATACTGTTCCGGAGATCCAACGAACCAACCTTGCTAATGTCGTGCTTACTCTGAAGAGTCTTGGTATTCATGACTTGGTTAACTTTGACTTTATGGATCCACCTCCATCAGAAGCCCTATTAAAGGCCCTGGAACAACTTTTTGCTCTCAGTGCACTAAACAGTCGTGGAGAGTTGACAAAAACTGGAAGAAGAATGGCAGAATTTCCGTTGGATCCTATGCTGTCAAAGATGATAGTAGCTTCAGAGAAATATAAGTGTTCTGATGAGGTCATCTCTATCGCCTCCATGTTGTCAATTGGTAATTCTATATTCTATCGTCCGAAAGACAAACAAGTTCATGCAGATAATGCAAGGTTGAACTTCCACACTGGCAATGTTGGGGATCATATAGCACTACTAAAT GTTTATAGCTCGTGGAAAGAGACAGACTATTCAACTCAATGGTGTTATGAAAACTATATACAG GTGCGCAGCATGAAGAGAGCGAGAGATATTCGGGATCAACTAGAAGGGCTTATGGAAAGAGTTGAGATTGAGATTTGCTCAAATGCCAGTGACTTGGATGCTATTAAAAAGGCTATAACATCAG GTTTTTTCCATCATTCTGCACGGTTGCAGAGGGATGGTACATATAAGACTGTCAAGAATCCTCAGACTGTACATATCCATCCTAGTTCAGGACTAGCGGAG ATACGTCCACGGTGGGTAGTATACCACGAATTAGTTCTCACGACAAAAGAGTTTATGCGCCAG GTGACGGAACTGAAGCCTGAATGGCTGGTAGAGATAGCACCACACTATTACCAACTAAAGGATGTGGATGATT CTGGAACAAAGAAGCTACCAAAAGGCCAAGGAAGAGCTGCATTGTAG